One stretch of Cystobacter fuscus DSM 2262 DNA includes these proteins:
- a CDS encoding Hsp20/alpha crystallin family protein, which yields MSLIRRNNTDRGLSQNRGVDPFEVMRDFLQWDPFRELSRGVPGGGAVTGFLPAFEVKETKDAYVFKADLPGVKQEDLNISLTGNRLTLSGQRHEEKKDEGETHFVYERGFGSFSRSFSLPEGIDAEHVQADLKDGVLNVVVPKKPEVQPKRILVKGAHEGDTKANA from the coding sequence ATGTCGCTCATTCGTCGGAACAACACGGACCGGGGTCTCAGCCAGAACCGTGGAGTGGACCCCTTCGAGGTGATGAGGGACTTCCTGCAGTGGGACCCCTTCCGGGAGCTGTCCCGGGGCGTGCCGGGCGGTGGCGCCGTGACGGGCTTCCTCCCCGCCTTCGAGGTGAAGGAGACCAAGGACGCGTACGTCTTCAAGGCGGACCTCCCCGGCGTCAAGCAGGAGGACCTCAACATCTCCCTCACCGGCAACCGGCTGACCCTCTCCGGCCAGCGCCACGAGGAGAAGAAGGACGAGGGGGAGACGCACTTCGTCTACGAGCGCGGCTTCGGCTCATTCTCGCGCTCCTTCTCCCTGCCGGAGGGCATCGACGCGGAGCACGTCCAGGCCGACCTCAAGGACGGCGTGCTCAACGTGGTGGTGCCCAAGAAGCCGGAAGTGCAGCCCAAGCGCATCCTCGTCAAGGGCGCGCACGAGGGTGACACCAAGGCGAATGCCTGA
- a CDS encoding metallophosphoesterase family protein — protein MGIKMRSRPAHVGAAMLAALSLSACHHDAPPPEQQAPAGSPSVAFMSDVHFANVYGDFKSARFAGIPTQKGKNATIRTMYAQLTSTRLFNENSFAFRAALDDAYAKGVRLVALPGDYSDDAQPINVNGLADILHEYQAKGMRFFLAPGNHDPNEPHDDEEAGKNDFLTREGKEQKVYAPGNAACIANDPSVVCTQELMEQGYEKLLATLGDFGFMPNKADLYWETPFSQYKDGGYSHEEAVIQAELKNRQFEMCAEGEGGSYKAAGEAELGRAYTRCSNIIDSSYLVEPVPGLWLLSIDANVFIPNGKFDPANPKAAKGFDGAGNAGWNKVLTHKKHLMDWIKSVAERAGAQGKHLMAFSHYPTMDFYANQTDAMKAVFKPGAFQTARVPEAATTAALASTGLRLHIGGHMHFNGTNDYQDAAGHFLVNVQSPSLAVYGAAYKLVTYTDKETVDVRTIGLDSVARHDELFPLYQAEHDYLQGSTASGDVARRWNRAILDTRSYGEFTRYYFGELSRLRFLDEYWPCEMKEAATSLDAKQMLILSQLRTQVTLAQLEEAPGIVPISAACAAKGTATAAVVPASQLSADWAEATAKANKLASAAGLKLDDFSRISAYEFHGDFHRTVYAGELALRDMGAERVSQYKVLMGAFPASPEEILEIGGKPSDQNAVQVLFQRQFKQVFAIFKGLGSARPSGHFTIDFEGQKVSNAEDSALSFN, from the coding sequence ATGGGAATCAAGATGAGGTCGCGCCCGGCACACGTCGGCGCGGCGATGCTGGCGGCACTGTCGTTGTCCGCGTGCCACCACGACGCCCCTCCGCCAGAACAGCAAGCGCCCGCTGGCAGCCCCAGCGTCGCCTTCATGTCGGATGTGCACTTCGCCAACGTCTATGGCGATTTCAAGAGCGCGCGGTTCGCGGGCATCCCGACCCAGAAGGGAAAGAACGCGACCATCCGCACCATGTATGCGCAGCTGACCTCGACCCGCCTGTTCAACGAGAACTCCTTCGCCTTCCGCGCCGCGCTGGACGATGCGTACGCGAAAGGCGTACGGCTGGTGGCGCTTCCTGGCGATTATTCCGACGATGCCCAACCCATCAACGTCAACGGGCTCGCCGACATCCTGCATGAGTACCAGGCCAAGGGCATGCGCTTCTTCCTCGCGCCCGGCAACCACGATCCCAACGAGCCCCATGACGATGAGGAGGCCGGCAAGAACGACTTCCTGACCCGGGAGGGCAAGGAGCAGAAGGTCTACGCTCCTGGCAATGCCGCCTGCATCGCCAATGACCCGAGCGTGGTCTGCACCCAGGAATTGATGGAGCAGGGCTACGAGAAGTTGCTCGCCACGCTGGGTGATTTCGGCTTCATGCCGAACAAGGCGGACCTGTACTGGGAAACGCCCTTCAGCCAGTACAAGGACGGCGGGTACAGCCATGAAGAGGCTGTCATCCAGGCCGAGCTGAAGAATCGTCAGTTCGAGATGTGCGCGGAAGGCGAGGGCGGCAGCTACAAGGCGGCTGGCGAAGCCGAGCTGGGCAGGGCCTACACCCGGTGCAGCAACATCATCGACTCCAGCTACCTGGTGGAGCCGGTCCCGGGGTTGTGGCTGCTGTCGATCGACGCCAACGTCTTCATCCCCAACGGCAAGTTCGACCCGGCCAACCCGAAGGCCGCCAAGGGCTTCGATGGCGCCGGCAACGCGGGCTGGAACAAGGTGCTGACGCACAAGAAGCACCTGATGGATTGGATCAAGTCGGTGGCCGAGCGCGCCGGGGCCCAGGGCAAGCACCTGATGGCGTTCTCGCACTATCCGACCATGGACTTCTATGCCAACCAGACCGATGCGATGAAGGCGGTGTTCAAGCCCGGCGCCTTCCAGACCGCCCGAGTCCCGGAAGCGGCCACCACGGCGGCGTTGGCCTCCACCGGCCTGCGACTGCATATCGGCGGCCACATGCATTTCAACGGCACCAATGACTACCAGGACGCGGCCGGTCATTTCCTCGTCAATGTCCAGTCGCCGTCCCTGGCCGTGTACGGCGCGGCCTACAAGCTCGTCACCTACACGGACAAGGAGACGGTCGATGTGCGGACCATCGGCCTGGATTCGGTAGCGCGCCATGACGAGCTGTTCCCGCTCTACCAGGCCGAGCACGACTACCTGCAGGGCAGCACCGCCAGCGGTGATGTGGCCAGGCGATGGAACCGCGCCATCCTGGACACCCGGTCCTACGGCGAATTCACGCGCTACTACTTCGGCGAACTGTCGCGCCTGCGCTTCTTGGACGAGTACTGGCCGTGCGAGATGAAGGAAGCGGCGACGTCATTGGACGCGAAGCAGATGCTGATCCTCTCGCAGCTTCGGACCCAGGTCACCCTGGCGCAGCTCGAGGAGGCACCGGGCATCGTGCCAATCAGCGCGGCCTGCGCGGCCAAGGGCACGGCCACCGCGGCAGTGGTTCCGGCCAGCCAGTTGAGTGCCGACTGGGCCGAGGCCACCGCCAAGGCCAACAAGCTCGCCAGCGCCGCGGGCTTGAAACTGGACGACTTCTCCAGGATCTCCGCCTATGAGTTTCATGGTGACTTCCACCGCACCGTGTACGCGGGCGAATTGGCGCTTCGCGACATGGGCGCCGAGCGCGTGAGCCAGTACAAGGTGTTGATGGGCGCGTTCCCGGCCAGCCCGGAGGAGATCCTCGAGATTGGCGGGAAGCCCTCGGACCAGAATGCCGTCCAGGTGCTGTTCCAGCGCCAGTTCAAGCAGGTGTTCGCGATCTTCAAGGGACTCGGTTCGGCCAGGCCGAGTGGGCACTTCACGATCGACTTCGAGGGCCAGAAGGTCAGCAACGCCGAGGACAGCGCGCTGAGCTTCAACTGA
- a CDS encoding styrene monooxygenase/indole monooxygenase family protein, with protein MANIAIIGAGQAGLFLGFGLLEDGHDVTLFSDRTPDEILNGRLPSGMGLFEDAVKKEAALGLTFWEDVMTRGEGAILELINPDGSVGLHIAPPVPRPHRSVDQRLKNSRWMRELERRGASVRVVPLANPEQLDAHVAGFDLVLVATGKGALSTLFPRDARRSPFDKPQRHITCFLVKNFRPELRSGTIRVLPGLGEVVITPFYSRENLKARVLLIEGIAGGPLDYLSRALSGRELLEECKQTLTRLLPGQLEDLREAELSSEQCWLRGALTPTVREPVGRLASGRVVLGLGDALMLHDPLAAQGGNNATHMADFYRTRIREHAGQPFTAEWMQRTFDDFWLAYGQYAMGVTAGLLMPPAPHQQAVLVSAHQVRAVAEALIDGLYDPRALFPWFVDPAVTRDFLQAKGVPPALLARFW; from the coding sequence ATGGCGAACATCGCGATCATTGGCGCGGGCCAGGCCGGGCTCTTCCTCGGCTTTGGCCTGCTCGAGGATGGACACGACGTCACCCTGTTCTCGGACCGGACTCCCGACGAGATCCTCAATGGTCGGCTGCCCTCGGGCATGGGGCTCTTCGAGGACGCGGTGAAGAAGGAAGCCGCGCTGGGGCTCACCTTCTGGGAAGACGTGATGACGCGAGGCGAAGGCGCCATCCTCGAGCTGATCAACCCCGATGGCTCGGTCGGACTGCACATCGCCCCTCCCGTACCACGGCCACACCGGAGCGTGGATCAGCGGCTGAAGAACTCACGGTGGATGCGGGAGCTGGAGCGCCGCGGCGCGTCCGTTCGCGTCGTCCCCCTAGCGAATCCGGAGCAGCTCGATGCGCACGTGGCCGGCTTCGACCTCGTGCTGGTCGCCACCGGCAAGGGCGCTCTCTCCACCCTGTTCCCGCGAGACGCGAGGCGGAGCCCCTTCGACAAGCCCCAGCGTCACATCACCTGCTTCCTCGTGAAGAACTTCCGGCCCGAGCTGCGCAGCGGGACCATCCGCGTCCTGCCGGGCCTGGGCGAGGTGGTCATCACCCCGTTCTACAGCCGGGAGAACCTCAAGGCGCGCGTCCTCCTCATCGAGGGCATTGCCGGCGGGCCGCTCGATTATCTCTCGCGGGCGCTATCGGGCCGCGAGCTGCTGGAGGAGTGCAAGCAGACCCTGACCAGGTTGCTCCCCGGGCAGCTCGAGGACCTGCGGGAGGCGGAGCTGTCCTCCGAGCAATGCTGGCTGCGCGGCGCCCTCACGCCCACCGTGCGCGAGCCGGTGGGCCGATTGGCCTCGGGCAGGGTGGTGCTCGGCCTGGGAGATGCCCTCATGCTGCATGATCCGCTGGCCGCGCAGGGCGGCAACAACGCGACCCACATGGCGGACTTCTACCGGACTCGCATTCGCGAGCACGCCGGGCAACCCTTCACCGCGGAGTGGATGCAGCGGACCTTCGATGACTTCTGGCTCGCCTATGGCCAGTACGCCATGGGCGTGACGGCTGGCCTGCTCATGCCTCCGGCGCCCCACCAGCAGGCGGTGCTCGTCTCGGCGCACCAGGTGCGCGCGGTGGCCGAGGCGTTGATCGACGGCCTGTATGATCCCAGGGCCCTCTTCCCCTGGTTCGTGGACCCCGCCGTCACCCGCGACTTCCTGCAAGCAAAGGGCGTCCCACCGGCGCTGCTGGCGCGGTTCTGGTGA
- a CDS encoding M12 family metallopeptidase, giving the protein MFNRGMRHAAFLALGLLSSACGDQEAATEHERELENDAVYNSQYPQGQSFQVRLAGLKDPVTAVLKGDHAFVGDQVIGQVSGTQVLSVDKQVLLELDGEARVRAMGSGIVNATGQKWPGGVIPYEIDPAASAATRTAFEGAKADYHAKTSIRWVPRTNQADYVRIVTSDGCWSYVGKIGGRQDLSLGNGCGVNPARHELGHAVGLAHEQVRQDRDSWVTVNAGGSQNAIDWGSAGTPIGAYDFESMMHYRNYFVNGRWDYVPKNGFPPEWVGNDRVNTFTAGDLGAISAIYGGGATTGVCFYSDIDYKGASFCATSDSSWVGTEWNDRISSVKVSPGFEFTLFNDLNFGGNGLGCGCDIPNLVTHNFNDLTSSFRIKRQ; this is encoded by the coding sequence ATGTTCAACCGTGGGATGCGTCATGCGGCTTTTCTTGCCTTGGGTTTGTTGAGCTCCGCGTGTGGAGATCAAGAGGCGGCAACGGAGCACGAGCGCGAGTTGGAAAACGACGCCGTGTACAACTCACAGTACCCCCAGGGTCAGTCTTTCCAGGTGCGGCTGGCCGGCCTGAAAGACCCCGTCACGGCGGTGCTCAAGGGTGACCATGCCTTTGTCGGCGACCAGGTGATCGGTCAGGTCTCTGGCACGCAGGTGCTCAGCGTGGACAAGCAGGTGCTGTTGGAGCTGGATGGTGAAGCGCGAGTCAGGGCCATGGGCTCTGGCATCGTCAACGCCACCGGTCAGAAGTGGCCAGGGGGCGTGATTCCGTACGAGATCGATCCCGCCGCGTCGGCGGCGACGCGTACGGCTTTCGAGGGCGCCAAGGCCGACTACCACGCGAAGACCTCCATCCGCTGGGTTCCCCGGACCAATCAGGCCGATTACGTTCGGATCGTTACCAGCGACGGATGCTGGAGCTACGTCGGCAAGATCGGAGGACGGCAGGACTTGTCGCTGGGCAACGGCTGCGGTGTGAATCCCGCCCGGCACGAGCTCGGCCACGCGGTCGGGCTGGCGCACGAGCAGGTGCGTCAGGATCGCGATTCATGGGTCACGGTCAACGCGGGCGGCAGCCAGAACGCCATCGATTGGGGGTCGGCGGGCACGCCCATCGGAGCGTATGACTTCGAGTCGATGATGCACTACCGCAACTACTTCGTGAACGGCCGTTGGGATTACGTGCCCAAGAATGGCTTTCCGCCCGAGTGGGTTGGCAACGACCGCGTCAACACCTTCACCGCTGGCGACCTCGGGGCCATTAGCGCCATCTACGGTGGTGGCGCAACCACTGGAGTCTGCTTCTACTCTGACATCGACTACAAGGGCGCGAGCTTCTGCGCGACCAGCGACAGCTCTTGGGTCGGGACGGAATGGAACGACCGCATCTCCTCGGTCAAGGTGAGCCCTGGCTTCGAGTTCACGTTGTTCAATGACCTCAATTTCGGCGGAAATGGTCTGGGGTGTGGTTGTGACATTCCCAACCTGGTGACGCACAACTTCAACGATCTCACCTCTTCGTTCCGGATCAAGCGGCAGTAA